A region of Heteronotia binoei isolate CCM8104 ecotype False Entrance Well chromosome 2, APGP_CSIRO_Hbin_v1, whole genome shotgun sequence DNA encodes the following proteins:
- the ID1 gene encoding DNA-binding protein inhibitor ID-1: protein MKVVPAVSPGPSCALKGVRLGGEPLASRCLSEQSVSLSRAGSPPPRGLPLAPEQAAAAASLLMDMKGCYSRLAALVPTLPRHRRVSKVEILQHVIDYIWDLQLELQHPLGAGPSPPRGAQETPGAGPEAACVNPDDRILCR, encoded by the exons ATGAAGGTCGTCCCCGCCGTCTCCCCCGGGCCCAGCTGCGCCCTCAAGGGCGTGCGCCTGGGCGGCGAGCCGCTGGCGTCGCGTTGCCTGTCCGAGCAGAGCGTCTCGTTGTCCCGGGCTGGCAGCCCGCCCCCTCGAGGCTTGCCCCTGGCCCCGGAGCAGGCGGCCGCCGCCGCTTCGCTGCTGATGGACATGAAGGGCTGCTACTCGCGGCTGGCGGCCCTGGTGCCCACCCTGCCCCGCCACAGGCGCGTCTCCAAGGTCGAGATCCTGCAGCACGTCATCGACTACATCTGGGACCTCCAGCTGGAGCTGCAGCACCCGCTGGGCGCCGGCCCCAGCCCCCCGAGGGGCGCCCAGGAGACCCCCGGAGCCGGGCCCGAG GCGGCCTGCGTGAACCCGGATGACCGAATCTTGTGTCGCTGA